The Streptomyces pactum genome contains a region encoding:
- a CDS encoding DinB family protein produces METDGLRTDRLGLLLDQFDQARAMARVRLAGLGDEEYLWEPVARCWSIRRRGDAATPRAYGPGEWVLDKGAPGIPANEYAEVARQAADGMTIAKIADDWSVTVERVEQVLAHTGTPEPDDTPITTIAWRLGHLHSDFAGRWEWTFGERRRDPKLLVDFTPSAASALERFWKLVDRWRDSVAAVTDEQLDMVGFSQYPYGSDPDDPFIAVLAGANLEFIHHMAEVALLRDLWRTRFTAFE; encoded by the coding sequence ATGGAGACCGACGGCCTGCGGACCGACCGTCTGGGCTTGCTGCTCGACCAGTTCGACCAGGCCAGGGCCATGGCTCGGGTACGGCTGGCCGGGCTCGGTGACGAGGAGTACCTCTGGGAACCGGTGGCCCGTTGCTGGTCGATCCGGCGCCGGGGTGACGCCGCGACGCCCAGGGCGTACGGGCCCGGCGAGTGGGTGCTCGACAAGGGCGCCCCGGGCATCCCGGCGAACGAGTACGCCGAGGTCGCCCGGCAGGCCGCCGACGGCATGACGATCGCCAAGATCGCCGACGACTGGAGCGTGACGGTCGAACGGGTCGAGCAGGTCCTCGCCCACACCGGTACGCCGGAACCCGACGACACGCCGATCACCACCATCGCGTGGCGGCTGGGGCACCTGCACTCCGACTTCGCCGGCCGATGGGAGTGGACCTTCGGCGAACGCAGGCGGGATCCGAAGCTGCTGGTCGACTTCACTCCGTCCGCCGCTTCGGCGCTCGAGCGGTTCTGGAAGCTGGTCGACCGCTGGCGCGACAGCGTCGCCGCCGTCACCGACGAGCAACTCGACATGGTCGGCTTCTCGCAGTATCCGTACGGCTCCGACCCCGACGACCCGTTCATCGCCGTGCTGGCCGGTGCCAACCTCGAGTTCATCCACCACATGGCCGAGGTCGCGCTGCTCCGCGACCTGTGGCGGACCCGCTTCACGGCTTTCGAATAG
- a CDS encoding MbtH family protein, whose translation MSTNPFDDADGRFLVLVNDEGQHSLWPSFAEVPGGWTIALEENSRAACLEFVEANWKDLRPRSLVESMDA comes from the coding sequence ATGAGCACCAACCCCTTCGACGACGCCGACGGCCGTTTCCTCGTCCTCGTGAACGACGAGGGCCAGCACTCGCTCTGGCCGTCCTTCGCGGAGGTGCCCGGAGGGTGGACGATCGCCCTCGAGGAGAACAGCCGGGCCGCCTGCCTGGAGTTCGTCGAGGCCAACTGGAAGGACCTGCGCCCCCGTTCCCTCGTCGAGTCCATGGACGCCTGA
- a CDS encoding alpha/beta hydrolase-fold protein, giving the protein MRSVGEETFAAFGLSGKPGSDAFWASARTPASVADGDGWVTLFLRRGSEAATIGFESWSEPVPLRRWGDTDCWYAEVRMPARLRVTYQFLVGDAAYADPFNPVGAGGDRSIAATPDAPPQPHWPAVAATDVLPLPRTRLRWAGERLGGRRTVRVHPAGGGGPVVLLLDGDDWLYLHPAATAFDSAVASGELPPVTLVFLPVRDREGEFGCRPELWEAVRDELLPLVAESGVPADRDRLVVAGQSLGGLSALYAALEFPDLVTRVACQSASLWWTPDAQESADPLGGPVGGAVAARLRGRPDLSGLRVAFDVGQHETRMLPHCALVETLTEQAGATVRVSRSASHHDRAGWRHALLRDVAWALA; this is encoded by the coding sequence ATGAGGTCGGTGGGGGAAGAGACCTTCGCCGCGTTCGGACTGTCCGGCAAGCCCGGCTCCGACGCGTTCTGGGCGAGTGCGCGGACACCCGCGTCGGTGGCGGACGGCGACGGTTGGGTGACCCTGTTCCTGCGGCGCGGGTCCGAGGCGGCGACCATCGGATTCGAGAGCTGGTCGGAGCCGGTGCCCCTGCGCCGGTGGGGCGACACCGACTGCTGGTACGCCGAGGTGCGGATGCCCGCGCGGCTGCGGGTCACGTACCAGTTCCTCGTCGGCGACGCGGCGTACGCCGACCCGTTCAACCCGGTCGGTGCGGGCGGTGACCGGTCCATCGCCGCGACCCCGGACGCCCCGCCCCAGCCGCACTGGCCGGCGGTCGCCGCCACCGACGTACTGCCCCTCCCCCGCACCCGGCTGCGCTGGGCCGGGGAGCGGCTCGGGGGGCGGCGTACCGTGCGCGTCCACCCGGCGGGCGGCGGTGGACCCGTGGTCCTGCTGCTCGACGGGGACGACTGGCTGTACCTGCACCCCGCGGCGACCGCGTTCGACTCGGCCGTCGCCAGTGGCGAGTTGCCGCCGGTCACACTCGTCTTCCTTCCGGTCAGGGACAGGGAGGGCGAGTTCGGGTGCCGTCCCGAGCTGTGGGAGGCGGTCCGGGACGAACTGCTGCCGCTGGTCGCGGAGTCCGGCGTGCCCGCCGACCGTGACCGGCTGGTGGTCGCGGGGCAGAGCCTCGGCGGGCTGAGCGCGCTGTACGCGGCGCTGGAGTTCCCCGACCTGGTGACCCGCGTCGCCTGCCAGTCGGCGTCGTTGTGGTGGACTCCCGACGCACAGGAATCGGCGGACCCGTTGGGCGGTCCGGTCGGCGGCGCCGTCGCCGCGCGCCTGCGGGGGCGTCCCGACCTGTCCGGTCTGCGGGTCGCGTTCGACGTGGGGCAACACGAGACGCGGATGCTCCCCCACTGCGCCCTGGTGGAGACGCTGACCGAACAGGCCGGTGCGACCGTGCGGGTCTCGCGGTCGGCGTCGCACCACGACCGGGCGGGCTGGCGGCACGCCCTGCTCCGGGACGTCGCCTGGGCTCTCGCCTAG
- a CDS encoding ABC transporter ATP-binding protein, with protein sequence MTTPDTQRPRQGSDILRTALRRNVGAMTGGTVLMGLYQAGETAFPIALGLIVEHTMRDRSSGSLGVSIAALAVIITTVSLSWRFGMRILQKANTTEAHRWRVRVAACGLQPVARDVDLKSGEVLTIATEDADQSADIIEVVPLLVSSLVAVVIAAVALSLADLRLGLLVIVGTVAILSVLSVMSRRIGSSTHEQQARVARAGAKVADLIIGLRPLHGFGGNHAAFRSYRKVSTQAKQQSVTVARVNGVYAGTALALNAVLAAAVTLTAGWLAFDGRINIGELVMAVGLAQFIMEPLKLFSEMPKYVMIARASAERMALVLTAPPVTTPGPERPAAGRGLEVDCVRHGALREVKFQVAAGEFVAIAAYQPRAAADLASILALNVPPEAYEGAVRVGGRDLADLSTAAVREHMLVNPYDGEIFAGTLRTNIDPSGTSRTVPEAVEASMLTDVVALHREGLDHPVRDRGANLSGGQRQRLSLARALAADTDVLVLRDPTTAVDAVTEQLIARNVAKLRRGRTTVVITSSPALLDAADRVLVLDDGVITAEDTHRNLLATDEDYCKAVAR encoded by the coding sequence ATGACAACTCCTGACACGCAGCGGCCCCGCCAGGGGTCCGACATCCTGCGCACCGCGCTGCGCCGCAACGTCGGCGCCATGACCGGGGGCACCGTCCTCATGGGCCTGTACCAGGCCGGTGAGACCGCCTTCCCGATCGCGCTCGGCCTGATCGTCGAACACACGATGCGGGATCGGAGCTCCGGTTCGCTCGGCGTCTCGATCGCGGCGCTGGCCGTGATCATCACGACCGTGTCGCTGTCGTGGCGGTTCGGAATGCGGATCCTGCAGAAGGCCAACACGACCGAGGCGCACCGCTGGCGGGTACGAGTCGCGGCCTGCGGACTCCAGCCGGTGGCCAGGGACGTCGACCTCAAGTCCGGTGAGGTGCTGACCATCGCCACGGAGGACGCCGACCAGAGTGCGGACATCATCGAGGTGGTGCCGCTGCTGGTCAGTTCACTGGTCGCGGTGGTGATCGCGGCGGTCGCGCTGAGCCTGGCCGACCTCCGGCTCGGTCTGCTCGTGATCGTGGGAACCGTCGCGATCCTGTCGGTCCTGAGCGTGATGTCCCGACGGATCGGCTCCAGCACCCACGAACAGCAGGCCCGGGTGGCACGGGCCGGCGCGAAGGTCGCCGATCTGATCATCGGACTGCGTCCGCTGCACGGCTTCGGCGGCAACCACGCGGCCTTCCGGTCCTACCGGAAGGTCAGCACGCAGGCGAAGCAGCAGTCGGTCACCGTCGCCAGGGTGAACGGGGTGTACGCGGGCACCGCGCTGGCCCTCAACGCGGTCCTCGCCGCCGCCGTGACGCTGACGGCGGGCTGGCTGGCGTTCGACGGCCGGATCAACATCGGCGAACTCGTCATGGCCGTGGGACTCGCGCAGTTCATCATGGAGCCGCTCAAACTGTTCTCCGAGATGCCCAAGTACGTGATGATCGCGCGTGCTTCGGCCGAGCGGATGGCACTGGTCCTGACCGCGCCCCCGGTGACGACCCCCGGGCCGGAGCGCCCGGCGGCAGGCCGGGGGCTCGAGGTCGACTGCGTGCGCCACGGGGCCCTGCGCGAGGTGAAGTTCCAGGTGGCCGCCGGCGAGTTCGTGGCCATCGCCGCCTACCAGCCGCGCGCGGCGGCCGACCTCGCGTCGATCCTGGCCCTGAACGTCCCGCCCGAAGCGTACGAGGGAGCGGTGCGGGTCGGCGGCCGGGACCTCGCGGACCTGTCGACCGCGGCGGTCCGCGAGCACATGCTGGTGAACCCGTACGACGGGGAGATCTTCGCGGGCACCCTCCGCACGAACATCGACCCGTCGGGCACCAGCCGGACGGTCCCGGAGGCCGTCGAGGCGTCCATGCTGACCGACGTCGTCGCCCTGCACCGCGAAGGGCTCGACCATCCCGTCCGCGACCGCGGCGCGAACCTGTCCGGCGGCCAGCGCCAGCGGCTGTCCCTGGCCCGTGCGCTCGCCGCCGACACCGACGTCCTCGTCCTGCGCGACCCGACGACCGCCGTCGACGCGGTCACGGAGCAGCTCATCGCGCGCAACGTCGCGAAGCTGCGCCGGGGCCGCACCACCGTGGTGATCACCAGCAGCCCCGCCCTCCTGGACGCCGCCGACCGGGTCCTGGTCCTGGACGACGGCGTCATCACCGCCGAGGACACACATCGCAACCTCCTCGCCACCGACGAGGACTACTGCAAGGCCGTGGCCCGGTGA